From Burkholderia sp. WP9, a single genomic window includes:
- a CDS encoding succinate dehydrogenase assembly factor 2, translating to MDDTSHQSDPLRRARLRWRARRGLLENDLIFERFFGRYEHDLSDADVGALTRLLELSDNDLMDLLLARKEPEGDLADPDVIRVLELLRNA from the coding sequence ATGGACGACACATCGCATCAGTCCGACCCTCTCCGCCGCGCGCGCCTTCGCTGGCGCGCGCGGCGGGGCCTGCTGGAAAACGATCTGATCTTTGAACGTTTTTTCGGCCGATATGAGCATGACCTCAGCGATGCCGACGTGGGCGCTCTCACGCGCCTGCTCGAGCTGAGCGATAACGACCTGATGGACTTGCTGCTCGCGCGCAAGGAACCGGAGGGCGACCTTGCCGACCCGGATGTGATCCGGGTGCTGGAGTTGCTGCGGAATGCCTGA
- a CDS encoding succinate dehydrogenase iron-sulfur subunit: protein MAKRTFEIYRYDPDKDAAPRMQTYEIEIDSHERMLLDALLKLKAVDETLSFRRSCREGVCGSDAMNINGKNGLACLQNMNDLPQKIVLRPLPGLPVIRDLIVDMTQFFNQYHSIKPYLINDTPPPEKERLQSPEERDELDGLYECILCASCSTSCPSFWWNPDKFVGPAGLLQAYRFIADSRDEATGERLDNLEDPYRLFRCHTIMNCVDVCPKGLNPTKAIGKIKELMVRRAV, encoded by the coding sequence ATGGCAAAGCGTACATTTGAAATTTATCGCTACGACCCGGACAAGGACGCAGCGCCGCGCATGCAAACGTACGAGATCGAAATCGACTCGCACGAACGCATGCTGCTCGACGCGCTGCTGAAGTTGAAGGCAGTTGACGAAACGCTGTCGTTCCGCCGCTCGTGCCGCGAAGGCGTGTGCGGTTCGGACGCCATGAACATCAATGGCAAGAACGGTCTGGCCTGCCTGCAGAACATGAACGATCTGCCGCAAAAGATCGTGCTGCGTCCGCTGCCGGGATTGCCGGTCATTCGCGACCTGATCGTCGATATGACGCAGTTCTTCAACCAGTATCACTCGATCAAGCCGTACCTGATCAACGATACGCCGCCGCCGGAAAAGGAACGTCTGCAGTCGCCGGAAGAACGCGACGAGCTCGACGGCCTGTACGAATGTATTCTGTGCGCGAGCTGCTCGACTTCGTGCCCGAGCTTCTGGTGGAATCCGGACAAGTTCGTTGGCCCGGCCGGCCTGTTGCAAGCCTACCGTTTCATCGCGGACAGCCGCGACGAAGCGACCGGCGAACGCCTCGACAACCTGGAAGATCCGTACCGTCTGTTCCGTTGCCATACGATCATGAATTGCGTCGACGTTTGCCCGAAGGGCCTGAACCCGACCAAGGCGATTGGCAAGATCAAGGAATTGATGGTTCGCCGCGCTGTTTGA